The proteins below come from a single Paracoccus sp. SCSIO 75233 genomic window:
- a CDS encoding NYN domain-containing protein — MFYKDDRLALFIDGANLYAAAKSLGFDIDYKLLRQEFERRGKLLRAYYYTALLENEEYSPIRPLVDWLQYNGFALVTKAAKEYTDALGRRKIKGNMDIELTVNAMELAPRLDHAVLFSGDGDFRPLVDALQRQGVRVSVVSTTRSQQPMIADELRRQADNFIELDALRDVIGRPPRETNLREEPALET, encoded by the coding sequence GTGTTCTATAAAGATGACCGTCTCGCATTGTTTATTGACGGGGCCAACCTCTACGCAGCCGCAAAATCCCTTGGCTTCGATATTGATTACAAATTGCTTCGGCAGGAGTTCGAACGACGCGGCAAATTGTTGAGAGCTTATTATTACACAGCGCTGCTGGAGAACGAGGAATATTCCCCGATCCGCCCCCTTGTCGACTGGCTGCAATATAACGGCTTCGCGCTGGTGACCAAGGCAGCGAAGGAATATACCGACGCGCTCGGTCGCCGCAAGATCAAGGGCAATATGGATATTGAGCTGACCGTGAACGCGATGGAACTCGCGCCGCGGCTGGATCATGCGGTGCTGTTCTCAGGTGATGGCGATTTTCGCCCGCTGGTCGATGCGCTGCAACGGCAGGGTGTGCGCGTCTCCGTCGTGTCCACGACCCGCAGCCAGCAGCCGATGATCGCGGATGAGTTGCGTCGTCAGGCCGATAATTTCATCGAACTCGACGCGCTGCGCGATGTCATCGGACGCCCGCCACGCGAAACCAATCTGCGGGAAGAACCGGCGCTGGAAACCTGA
- the folK gene encoding 2-amino-4-hydroxy-6-hydroxymethyldihydropteridine diphosphokinase produces MLETYNEARMLYKLAFIALGANLSSLSGRPQSSLSAALRSVSNLRNVNIAAVSRFYKTPAFPVGSGPDFVNACAAIMTTLSPDDLLTALHRIEADLGRVRDGTRWGARAIDLDLLGYEQEVAPDRQGYAAWRDLDPAQQMRRAPEQLVLPHPRLQDRSFVLVPMAEIAANWVHPVSGLRVAEMLSALPESDRRSVRVLLDTACETDEKAPSAFASDSNQ; encoded by the coding sequence ATGCTGGAAACGTACAACGAAGCCAGAATGCTATACAAATTAGCTTTTATTGCCTTGGGGGCAAACTTGTCTTCTTTGTCAGGTCGCCCGCAATCGAGCCTTTCTGCCGCGCTCCGATCCGTTTCCAATCTTCGGAACGTCAATATTGCTGCCGTTTCTCGATTCTACAAGACCCCTGCTTTCCCCGTGGGCAGCGGTCCTGATTTTGTGAACGCCTGTGCGGCAATTATGACAACATTGAGCCCGGATGATTTGTTAACCGCCTTGCACCGGATCGAGGCGGATCTGGGCCGGGTCCGTGACGGCACAAGATGGGGCGCACGGGCGATTGATCTGGATTTGCTGGGGTATGAGCAGGAAGTCGCGCCGGACCGGCAGGGTTACGCGGCCTGGCGCGACCTCGACCCCGCCCAGCAGATGCGCCGCGCGCCCGAACAACTTGTTCTGCCCCACCCAAGACTGCAGGACCGCAGCTTCGTGCTTGTTCCGATGGCAGAAATCGCCGCGAACTGGGTGCATCCGGTCAGCGGTTTGCGCGTCGCGGAAATGTTATCGGCGCTGCCGGAAAGCGACCGCCGTTCGGTAAGGGTTTTGCTTGACACCGCTTGCGAAACTGACGAGAAAGCCCCTTCCGCATTTGCATCTGATTCGAACCAATAG
- the rpoZ gene encoding DNA-directed RNA polymerase subunit omega has protein sequence MARVTVEDCVDKVPNRFDLVMLSAHRAREIATGSPLSVERDNDKNPVVALREIAEETQQVDDLRERMIEASQTQIEVDEPEEDAMALLLGAETDRPTPTDEESEEKMLRMMLEANERK, from the coding sequence ATGGCTCGCGTGACCGTCGAAGACTGCGTTGACAAGGTTCCGAACCGCTTCGACCTGGTAATGCTGTCCGCCCATCGTGCCCGCGAGATTGCGACCGGCAGCCCGCTGAGCGTCGAGCGCGACAACGACAAGAACCCCGTCGTCGCCCTGCGCGAAATCGCCGAGGAAACCCAGCAGGTCGACGATCTGCGCGAGCGCATGATCGAGGCCAGCCAGACCCAGATCGAGGTTGACGAGCCGGAAGAGGACGCGATGGCGCTTCTGCTGGGTGCGGAAACCGACCGCCCGACCCCGACCGACGAGGAGTCGGAAGAAAAAATGCTCCGCATGATGCTGGAAGCAAACGAACGGAAGTGA
- a CDS encoding bifunctional (p)ppGpp synthetase/guanosine-3',5'-bis(diphosphate) 3'-pyrophosphohydrolase, which translates to MEKFDVEDLLALIRNYNPRTDETLIRKAFDYGQRMHEGQVRHSGEPYFTHPVAVAAILTEMRLDDATIVTALLHDTIEDTRSTWADVAEKFGREIADLVDGVTKLTNLQLSGSHSKQAENFRKLFMAMTRDLRVILVKLADRLHNMRTIRAMRPDKQATKARETMDIYAPLAGRMGMQWMREELEDLAFKVINPEARNSIIRRFLTLQKESGDIIAKITADIRAELDREEIEANVYGRAKRPFSVWRKMQEKQLTFSRLSDIYGFRIIVGTEAECYRALGLIHHRWRAVPGRFKDYISQPKANGYRSIHTTVTGRDGKRVEVQIRTRQMHEVAEAGVAAHWAYRDGVRSTNPFAVDPAEWISQLNERLGGEDHDEFLEHVKLEMYSDQVFIFTPKGDVIQLPKGATPIDFAYAIHTRIGHSTVGAKVDGIRVPLWTRLKNGQVVEIITAAGQRPQAAWLEIVQTGRAKSAIRRSLREEDRARLIRLGSELVRISFEHHGRRVTDKALRTAASKLALPSADELLARIGCAETSAQDVLTTLYPELAVGEETVDPKRPVAGLEADQTLGRANCCQPLPGERIVGITYRGRGIIIHAIDCPALAALESEEDMKRWIDLQWRDGRHPSAYAVTLSVTIRHDAGVLGRICTLIGAQGANISDLVFADRKPDFYRLQVEVELHGTDQLHALLTSLEAESDVAQVSRLLRPELAP; encoded by the coding sequence TTGGAAAAGTTCGACGTCGAAGACCTTCTGGCGCTGATCCGCAACTACAATCCGCGCACTGACGAAACCCTGATCCGCAAGGCCTTCGATTACGGCCAGCGTATGCATGAGGGGCAGGTTCGCCATTCGGGCGAGCCCTATTTCACCCATCCCGTCGCCGTCGCCGCAATCCTGACGGAGATGCGGCTGGACGATGCGACCATCGTAACGGCACTGTTGCACGACACGATCGAGGACACGCGCTCCACCTGGGCGGATGTGGCGGAGAAATTCGGTCGCGAGATTGCCGATCTGGTCGACGGTGTGACCAAGCTGACCAATCTCCAGCTTTCCGGCAGCCATTCCAAGCAGGCGGAGAATTTCCGCAAGCTGTTCATGGCGATGACCCGCGACCTGCGCGTGATCCTCGTCAAGCTGGCTGACCGGCTGCATAATATGCGCACCATCCGCGCCATGCGTCCCGACAAACAGGCGACGAAAGCGCGCGAGACGATGGACATCTATGCGCCGCTCGCCGGGCGCATGGGGATGCAGTGGATGCGGGAGGAGTTGGAAGACCTCGCCTTCAAGGTCATCAACCCCGAGGCCCGCAACTCCATCATCCGCCGCTTCCTGACGCTGCAAAAGGAATCCGGCGACATTATCGCGAAGATCACTGCCGATATCCGCGCCGAGTTGGACCGGGAGGAGATCGAGGCGAATGTCTATGGCCGCGCCAAGCGCCCGTTCAGCGTCTGGCGCAAGATGCAGGAAAAGCAGCTCACCTTCTCGCGGCTGTCGGATATTTACGGCTTCCGCATCATCGTCGGGACCGAGGCGGAATGTTATCGCGCACTTGGCCTGATCCATCACCGCTGGCGGGCCGTGCCGGGGCGGTTCAAGGATTATATCAGCCAGCCCAAGGCCAACGGTTACCGGTCCATTCACACCACGGTCACGGGCCGCGACGGCAAGCGGGTGGAGGTGCAGATCCGCACCCGCCAGATGCACGAGGTGGCGGAGGCCGGGGTGGCCGCGCATTGGGCCTATCGCGACGGTGTGCGGTCGACCAACCCCTTCGCCGTCGATCCGGCGGAGTGGATTTCGCAGCTGAACGAACGTCTGGGCGGCGAGGATCACGACGAGTTTCTTGAGCATGTGAAGCTTGAGATGTACTCCGATCAGGTTTTCATCTTCACCCCCAAGGGCGACGTGATCCAGTTGCCGAAGGGCGCGACGCCGATTGATTTCGCCTATGCGATTCACACAAGGATCGGGCACAGCACTGTCGGCGCGAAGGTCGACGGCATCCGGGTGCCGCTGTGGACGCGGCTGAAAAACGGTCAGGTGGTGGAGATCATCACCGCCGCCGGGCAGCGCCCGCAGGCGGCGTGGCTGGAGATCGTGCAGACCGGGCGCGCGAAATCCGCCATCCGCCGCTCGCTCCGGGAAGAGGATCGCGCGCGGCTGATCCGGCTCGGCTCGGAACTGGTGCGGATTTCCTTTGAGCATCACGGGCGCCGGGTCACCGACAAGGCCCTGCGGACGGCGGCATCGAAACTCGCCCTGCCAAGCGCCGATGAATTGCTGGCCCGGATCGGCTGCGCGGAGACCTCTGCCCAGGATGTACTGACGACGCTTTACCCGGAACTGGCCGTGGGCGAGGAGACCGTCGACCCCAAGCGCCCCGTCGCCGGGCTGGAAGCCGATCAGACGCTGGGCCGCGCGAATTGCTGCCAGCCCTTGCCGGGGGAGCGGATCGTCGGCATCACCTATCGCGGACGCGGGATCATCATCCACGCCATCGACTGCCCCGCCCTCGCCGCGCTGGAGAGCGAGGAGGACATGAAGCGCTGGATCGACCTGCAATGGCGCGATGGCCGCCACCCGTCCGCCTATGCGGTCACGCTGTCGGTCACCATACGCCATGACGCGGGCGTGCTGGGCCGGATCTGCACGCTGATCGGGGCGCAAGGGGCGAATATCTCCGATCTCGTCTTCGCGGACCGAAAGCCGGATTTCTATCGACTGCAAGTTGAGGTAGAGTTGCACGGTACCGATCAGCTTCACGCGCTGTTAACCTCGCTTGAGGCAGAATCGGATGTGGCGCAGGTCAGCCGGCTTCTCAGGCCGGAACTTGCGCCTTAG
- a CDS encoding DUF2062 domain-containing protein, producing MFKRRKPRSYSQMATELIYPRGGWFRAGQYVLHRLRRLPDQPHRIARGMAAGVFASFTPLFGLHFLAAASAAWVIGGNILAALLATFVGNPLTFPFIAYSSTWLGRRILGTDGKLSPRLILNEFADAGGQIWQNIRAMFGPEQVHWDRLHSFFQDIFLPYLVGGIIMGILAGIATHYMTVPVIRAYHRRRARRLAKRVEKMRDAGAGKRAQRALPDQDDGQAGSSEGKPD from the coding sequence ATGTTCAAACGCCGCAAGCCTCGAAGCTACTCGCAAATGGCGACCGAGCTGATTTACCCGCGCGGCGGCTGGTTCCGCGCCGGGCAATATGTGCTGCACCGCCTGCGCCGCCTGCCCGATCAGCCGCACCGGATCGCGCGCGGCATGGCGGCGGGCGTCTTCGCGTCGTTTACGCCGTTGTTCGGGCTTCATTTTCTGGCAGCCGCCTCGGCGGCTTGGGTGATCGGCGGGAATATTCTGGCGGCCCTGCTGGCGACCTTCGTCGGCAACCCGCTGACATTTCCGTTCATCGCCTATAGCTCGACCTGGCTTGGCCGCAGGATTCTGGGCACCGATGGCAAGTTGTCGCCGCGTCTGATCCTGAACGAGTTCGCGGATGCGGGCGGGCAGATCTGGCAGAATATCCGCGCCATGTTCGGGCCGGAGCAGGTGCATTGGGACAGGTTGCATTCCTTTTTCCAGGATATTTTCCTGCCCTATCTGGTGGGCGGCATCATCATGGGCATTCTGGCGGGCATCGCCACGCATTACATGACGGTGCCGGTCATCCGCGCCTATCACCGCCGCCGTGCGCGTCGCCTCGCCAAGCGGGTGGAGAAGATGCGCGATGCCGGTGCGGGAAAACGGGCGCAGCGGGCCCTGCCCGATCAGGATGACGGCCAAGCCGGGTCATCCGAAGGAAAACCGGACTGA
- a CDS encoding 2-isopropylmalate synthase: MSDKNRVYIFDTTLRDGEQSPGATMSHSEKLEIASMLDEMKVDIIEAGFPIASEGDFKAVSEIARQSQNSVICGLARAQIPDIDRCWEAIRHAKRPRIHTFIGTSPLHRAIPNLDMDQMAERIEQTVTHARNLCDNVQWSPMDATRTEHDYLCRVVEIAIKCGATTINIPDTVGYTAPLESAALIRMLLERVPGADEVIFSTHCHNDLGMATANSLAAVEAGARQIECTINGLGERAGNTALEEVVMALRVRHDIMPFTTGIDTTKIMGISRRVSQVSGFPVQFNKAIVGKNAFLHESGIHQDGVLKNVETFEIMKPADIGLNEANIVMGKHSGRAALRAKLKDLGYEVGDNQLKDVFVRFKGLADRKKEVYDEDLIALMQDSAANTGDDYMQVKHLRVVCGSDGQSADLTLIVDGAEKTASTSGDGPVDAVFNAVKEIYPHHARLQLYQVHAVTEGTDAQATVSVRMEEEGRIATGQAADTDTILASVKAYVGALNRLKVRRDQVGEGSDAKQVTMYSH, encoded by the coding sequence ATGTCCGACAAGAACCGCGTTTATATTTTCGACACCACCCTGCGTGACGGTGAACAATCCCCCGGCGCCACCATGTCCCATTCCGAAAAGCTGGAGATCGCCTCCATGCTGGACGAGATGAAGGTGGATATTATCGAAGCCGGGTTCCCGATTGCCTCCGAAGGCGATTTCAAGGCCGTCTCCGAGATTGCCAGGCAATCGCAGAACAGCGTGATCTGCGGCCTCGCGCGCGCGCAGATCCCCGATATCGACCGTTGCTGGGAGGCGATCCGGCACGCGAAACGCCCGCGCATTCATACTTTCATCGGCACCTCGCCCCTGCACCGCGCGATCCCCAATCTGGATATGGACCAGATGGCGGAGCGGATTGAGCAGACCGTGACCCATGCCCGCAATCTGTGCGACAATGTGCAGTGGTCACCAATGGACGCCACACGGACCGAGCATGATTACCTGTGCCGGGTCGTCGAGATCGCGATCAAATGCGGGGCGACCACGATCAACATCCCCGATACGGTCGGCTATACCGCGCCGCTGGAATCGGCGGCCCTGATCCGCATGTTGCTGGAGCGGGTGCCGGGCGCGGATGAGGTGATCTTCTCCACCCATTGCCATAACGATCTGGGCATGGCGACGGCGAACTCCCTCGCTGCGGTCGAGGCCGGGGCGCGTCAGATCGAATGCACGATCAACGGACTGGGCGAACGCGCGGGCAATACCGCATTGGAAGAGGTGGTGATGGCGCTGCGGGTGCGTCACGACATCATGCCGTTTACGACCGGCATCGACACCACGAAGATCATGGGCATCAGCCGCCGCGTCTCGCAGGTCTCGGGCTTTCCGGTGCAGTTCAACAAGGCCATCGTCGGCAAGAACGCCTTCCTGCATGAAAGCGGCATTCATCAGGACGGCGTGCTGAAAAACGTCGAGACGTTCGAGATCATGAAGCCCGCCGATATCGGCCTGAACGAGGCGAATATCGTCATGGGCAAGCATTCCGGCCGCGCTGCCTTGCGCGCGAAGCTGAAGGATCTGGGCTATGAGGTCGGCGACAACCAGTTGAAGGACGTGTTCGTCCGCTTCAAGGGCCTCGCCGACCGCAAGAAGGAGGTCTATGACGAAGACCTGATCGCGCTGATGCAGGACAGCGCCGCGAATACCGGCGACGATTACATGCAGGTCAAGCATCTGCGCGTCGTCTGCGGATCGGACGGGCAAAGCGCCGATCTGACGCTGATCGTGGACGGCGCGGAAAAAACCGCCTCAACCAGCGGCGACGGGCCGGTCGATGCCGTGTTCAACGCGGTCAAGGAAATCTATCCGCATCACGCGCGCTTGCAGCTTTATCAGGTTCATGCCGTGACCGAGGGCACGGATGCGCAGGCAACCGTATCTGTCAGGATGGAGGAGGAAGGCCGGATCGCCACCGGGCAGGCCGCCGATACCGACACCATCCTCGCCAGCGTCAAAGCCTATGTCGGCGCACTGAACCGGCTGAAGGTCCGCCGCGATCAGGTCGGCGAAGGCAGCGATGCGAAACAGGTGACCATGTATTCGCATTGA
- a CDS encoding rod shape-determining protein, translating to MAFFGLFSTDIAIDLGTANTLVYLKGKGIILNEPSVVAYHVKDGKKQVLAVGEDAKLMLGRTPGSIEAIRPMREGVIADFDSAEQMIKHFIKKVFNRTTFSKPKVIVCVPHGATPVEKRAIRQSVLSAGARKAGLIAEPIAAAVGAGMPITDPTGSMVVDIGGGTTEVAVLSLGDIVYARSVRVGGDRMDEAIINYLRRNHNLLIGDQTAERVKTSIGTARMPDDGRGATLPVRGRDLLNGVPRELEITQGMVAEALTEPVQQICEAVMVALEATPPDLAADIVDRGVMLTGGGAMLGELDLALREQTGLSISIADQPMSCVALGTGKALEYEKQLRHVIDYDS from the coding sequence ATGGCATTCTTCGGGCTGTTTTCGACGGATATTGCAATCGATCTGGGGACCGCGAATACGCTGGTCTACCTGAAGGGCAAAGGCATCATCCTGAATGAGCCTTCTGTCGTGGCCTATCACGTCAAGGACGGCAAGAAGCAGGTTCTGGCCGTGGGCGAGGATGCCAAGCTGATGCTGGGCCGCACCCCTGGCAGCATCGAGGCGATCCGGCCCATGCGTGAAGGCGTGATCGCGGATTTCGACAGCGCCGAACAGATGATCAAGCATTTCATTAAGAAAGTGTTCAATCGCACCACCTTCTCGAAACCGAAAGTGATCGTCTGCGTGCCGCACGGTGCCACCCCGGTGGAGAAACGTGCGATCCGCCAGTCCGTCCTGTCGGCGGGCGCGCGCAAGGCCGGGCTGATCGCGGAACCGATTGCGGCGGCGGTCGGGGCGGGAATGCCGATCACCGATCCCACGGGCAGCATGGTGGTCGATATCGGCGGCGGCACCACGGAAGTCGCGGTGCTGAGCCTTGGCGACATCGTCTATGCCCGCTCGGTCCGGGTCGGCGGCGACCGCATGGACGAGGCGATCATCAACTATCTGCGCCGCAACCATAACCTGCTGATCGGGGATCAGACGGCGGAGCGGGTGAAAACCTCCATCGGCACGGCACGGATGCCCGATGACGGGCGCGGCGCGACGCTGCCGGTGCGCGGGCGCGACCTGCTGAACGGTGTGCCGCGTGAGCTGGAGATTACACAGGGCATGGTCGCCGAGGCGCTGACCGAGCCGGTCCAGCAGATCTGCGAGGCGGTGATGGTGGCGCTTGAGGCGACCCCGCCCGATCTGGCGGCTGACATCGTCGACCGTGGCGTGATGCTGACCGGCGGTGGCGCGATGCTGGGTGAGCTGGATCTGGCGCTGCGCGAGCAGACCGGGCTGTCGATCTCCATCGCGGATCAGCCGATGAGCTGTGTGGCACTGGGCACCGGCAAGGCGCTCGAATACGAAAAGCAGCTTCGCCACGTCATCGATTACGACAGCTAA
- the mreC gene encoding rod shape-determining protein MreC, with protein MARKGYDFATPVRRILIGLLGLCLLALFLFWRIDSPRAEAMRSDFIDRFVPSFEWAMTPVTQVSRMVSGLQSYSRIYQQNQELRRELREMERWKEAAVQLEQENAKLLAQNNVQIDPSLTSLTGVVLTDSGTAFRQSVLINVGRRDGVVDGWAVMDGLGLVGRISGVGNQTSRVVLLTDPSSRIPVQVQPSGENALLNGDNSTLPTLDFIERPENVRPGDRVVSSGDGGVFPPDILIGQVVQGSDGRLRLRMAADYGRLEFLRVLRSHPSERLEDGGALILPPEPGLIGPAMPAAPAARPADGDDA; from the coding sequence ATGGCGCGCAAGGGTTATGATTTCGCCACCCCTGTCCGCCGGATCCTGATCGGTCTGCTTGGACTGTGCCTGCTTGCCCTGTTCCTGTTCTGGCGCATCGACAGCCCCCGCGCCGAGGCAATGCGTTCCGATTTCATCGACCGCTTCGTGCCCAGTTTCGAATGGGCGATGACGCCAGTGACGCAGGTCAGCCGCATGGTGTCCGGCCTGCAAAGCTATTCGCGCATCTATCAGCAAAATCAGGAACTGCGCCGCGAGTTGCGGGAGATGGAGCGCTGGAAGGAAGCCGCCGTCCAGCTTGAGCAGGAAAACGCCAAGCTGCTGGCGCAGAACAACGTCCAGATCGACCCGTCGCTGACCTCGCTCACCGGGGTGGTGCTGACCGATTCCGGCACCGCGTTCCGGCAGTCGGTGCTGATCAATGTCGGTCGCCGCGACGGTGTGGTCGATGGCTGGGCCGTGATGGACGGGCTGGGGCTGGTGGGCCGGATTTCGGGCGTCGGCAACCAGACCAGCCGGGTCGTGCTGCTGACCGATCCGTCCTCGCGCATTCCGGTGCAGGTGCAGCCCTCCGGCGAAAATGCGCTGCTGAACGGCGACAACTCGACCCTGCCGACACTGGATTTCATCGAGCGGCCCGAAAATGTCCGCCCCGGCGACCGGGTGGTCAGTTCGGGCGATGGCGGGGTGTTTCCGCCCGATATCCTCATCGGTCAGGTCGTACAGGGCAGCGACGGGCGGTTGCGGCTGCGCATGGCCGCCGATTACGGGCGGCTGGAATTCCTGCGCGTCCTGCGCTCTCACCCGTCCGAGCGGCTGGAGGATGGCGGCGCGCTGATCCTGCCGCCGGAGCCGGGGCTGATCGGTCCGGCCATGCCCGCCGCACCCGCAGCACGGCCAGCTGACGGCGACGACGCATGA
- a CDS encoding rod shape-determining protein MreD — translation MNGLLTRKGLMASLGYIAIGLVILFFRLMPLNPGEPSLPGPELTLCLTFAWVLRRPDQLPAIAIVALTLTGDLILGRPFGLWSFLVLVGSEMLRLRSQRWADQAFLFEWLRISVLMGLMIIGERMIMILFLLPVPPLGPVLLKLLATIAAYPLVVLAVRLIGVRRLTAAELEMVGH, via the coding sequence ATGAACGGGCTGCTGACGCGGAAGGGGCTGATGGCCTCTCTCGGGTATATTGCCATCGGACTGGTGATCCTGTTCTTCCGGCTGATGCCGCTCAACCCCGGAGAGCCGAGCCTGCCGGGGCCGGAACTGACGCTCTGCCTGACCTTCGCCTGGGTGCTGCGCAGGCCCGATCAACTTCCCGCCATCGCCATCGTCGCCCTGACCCTGACCGGCGATCTCATTCTGGGCCGGCCATTCGGGTTGTGGAGTTTCCTGGTCCTCGTCGGCTCCGAGATGCTGCGATTGCGCTCGCAACGCTGGGCCGATCAAGCCTTCTTGTTCGAGTGGCTGCGAATTTCCGTCCTCATGGGCTTGATGATCATCGGCGAGAGGATGATTATGATCCTGTTCCTTTTGCCGGTTCCGCCGCTGGGGCCGGTCCTGCTGAAACTGCTGGCAACGATTGCGGCTTATCCGCTGGTGGTGCTGGCCGTGCGGCTGATCGGTGTCAGGCGGTTGACGGCTGCGGAGCTTGAGATGGTAGGGCATTGA